In the Setaria italica strain Yugu1 chromosome VI, Setaria_italica_v2.0, whole genome shotgun sequence genome, one interval contains:
- the LOC101771388 gene encoding solanesyl-diphosphate synthase 1, mitochondrial isoform X2 has translation MPTCYKNTATRKVESILTCCSNIPQSNISLVVFTMHFNCPFKFNPHVCTHVKCFQYPKFTILCNALTPPSWLLASQNMCYWDRFTWSSCYFHSTSDHSSRKAGLTAKEQLDPFVLIKDEVSEVTDRLRSMVVAEVPELTSAAGYFFRAGAEGKRTCPTVLLLMASAISMGIADGLENKPRARHMHLAEITEMIHISSLIHDDVLDDADTRRGMDSLNFKVGKKFAVLAGDFLLFRAFSAAVSLDNTEVVSLLATAVNNLVTGELMQMSITPAQRCRPSNTFQKVRESRGRGPLLLNMQNWQRALSMIFLIVRIKLCLTRGKRSKILLKSS, from the exons ATGCCCACTTGCTACAAGAACACAGCTACCAGAAAAGTGGAATCCATACTCACATGCTGCTCTAACATCCCGCAGTCAAACATAAGTTTGGTTGTGTTTACAATGCATTTCAACTGCCCATTCAAATTTAATCCACATGTATGCACGCATGTCAAATGTTTCCAGTATCCTAAATTCACAATACTATGTAATGCTTTGACACCAccttcttggcttcttgcttCACAGAATATGTGCTATTGGGACAGATTTACTTGGAGTTCATGTTATTTTCACAGCACAAGTGATCATTCTTCCAGAAAAGCAGGGCTAACAGCTAAG GAGCAGCTAGACCCCTTTGTGCTGATTAAAGATGAAGTCTCTGAAGTGACAGATCGATTGCGCTCAATGGTGGTTGCTGAG GTGCCTGAACTGACATCAGCAGCTGGATACTTCTTCAGAGCTGGAGCTGAAGGGAAAAGAACTTGTCCTACT GTTCTACTGTTGATGGCTTCAGCTATAAGCATGGGCATAGCTGATGGCTTAGAGAATAAGCCTCGAGCAAGGCATATGCATCTTGCTGAGATAACTGAAATGATTCAT ATATCGAGCCTTATTCATGATGACGTTTTGGACGATGCTGATACTAGGCGTGGCATGGACTCATTGAACTTCAAAGTGGGGAAGAAA TTTGCAGTATTGGCTGGCGATTTCCTACTTTTCAGGGCATTTTCTGCAGCTGTGTCTCTTGACAATACTGAG GTTGTATCATTACTAGCAACTGCTGTAAATAATCTTGTTACTGGTGAGCTTATGCAGATGTCAATAACTCCAGCACAGCGCTGCAG GCCCTCAAATACCTTTCAAAAAGTCAGGGAATCGAGAGGACGAGGTCCCTTGCTGCTGAACATGCAAAACTGGCAGCGAGCGCTATCGATGATCTTCTTGATAGTGAGGATCAAGTTGTGCTTAACTCGAGGCAAGCGCTCAAAGATCTTGCTCAAAAGTTCATGA
- the LOC101771388 gene encoding solanesyl-diphosphate synthase 1, mitochondrial isoform X1, with protein sequence MPTCYKNTATRKVESILTCCSNIPQSNISLVVFTMHFNCPFKFNPHVCTHVKCFQYPKFTILCNALTPPSWLLASQNMCYWDRFTWSSCYFHSTSDHSSRKAGLTAKEQLDPFVLIKDEVSEVTDRLRSMVVAEVPELTSAAGYFFRAGAEGKRTCPTVLLLMASAISMGIADGLENKPRARHMHLAEITEMIHISSLIHDDVLDDADTRRGMDSLNFKVGKKFAVLAGDFLLFRAFSAAVSLDNTEVVSLLATAVNNLVTGELMQMSITPAQRCSMDYYLQKTYYKTAALISNSCKAIAVLAEQTTEVQALAYQYGRHLGIAYQLIDDILDFTGTSASLGKASLSDIHL encoded by the exons ATGCCCACTTGCTACAAGAACACAGCTACCAGAAAAGTGGAATCCATACTCACATGCTGCTCTAACATCCCGCAGTCAAACATAAGTTTGGTTGTGTTTACAATGCATTTCAACTGCCCATTCAAATTTAATCCACATGTATGCACGCATGTCAAATGTTTCCAGTATCCTAAATTCACAATACTATGTAATGCTTTGACACCAccttcttggcttcttgcttCACAGAATATGTGCTATTGGGACAGATTTACTTGGAGTTCATGTTATTTTCACAGCACAAGTGATCATTCTTCCAGAAAAGCAGGGCTAACAGCTAAG GAGCAGCTAGACCCCTTTGTGCTGATTAAAGATGAAGTCTCTGAAGTGACAGATCGATTGCGCTCAATGGTGGTTGCTGAG GTGCCTGAACTGACATCAGCAGCTGGATACTTCTTCAGAGCTGGAGCTGAAGGGAAAAGAACTTGTCCTACT GTTCTACTGTTGATGGCTTCAGCTATAAGCATGGGCATAGCTGATGGCTTAGAGAATAAGCCTCGAGCAAGGCATATGCATCTTGCTGAGATAACTGAAATGATTCAT ATATCGAGCCTTATTCATGATGACGTTTTGGACGATGCTGATACTAGGCGTGGCATGGACTCATTGAACTTCAAAGTGGGGAAGAAA TTTGCAGTATTGGCTGGCGATTTCCTACTTTTCAGGGCATTTTCTGCAGCTGTGTCTCTTGACAATACTGAG GTTGTATCATTACTAGCAACTGCTGTAAATAATCTTGTTACTGGTGAGCTTATGCAGATGTCAATAACTCCAGCACAGCGCTGCAG CATGGACTATTATTTGCAGAAGACATACTACAAGACAGCTGCATTGATTTCAAACAGCTGCAAAGCTATTGCTGTCCTTGCTGAGCAAACAACAGAAGTACAAGCTCTTGCTTATCAGTATGGCAGACACTTG GGCATAGCATATCAGTTGATCGATGACATCCTCGATTTCACAGGCACATCAGCTTCACTAGGCAAAGCCTCCTTGTCTGATATCCATCTGTAG
- the LOC101771388 gene encoding solanesyl-diphosphate synthase 1, mitochondrial isoform X6 — MCYWDRFTWSSCYFHSTSDHSSRKAGLTAKEQLDPFVLIKDEVSEVTDRLRSMVVAEVPELTSAAGYFFRAGAEGKRTCPTVLLLMASAISMGIADGLENKPRARHMHLAEITEMIHISSLIHDDVLDDADTRRGMDSLNFKVGKKFAVLAGDFLLFRAFSAAVSLDNTEVVSLLATAVNNLVTGELMQMSITPAQRCSMDYYLQKTYYKTAALISNSCKAIAVLAEQTTEVQALAYQYGRHLGIAYQLIDDILDFTGTSASLGKASLSDIHL; from the exons ATGTGCTATTGGGACAGATTTACTTGGAGTTCATGTTATTTTCACAGCACAAGTGATCATTCTTCCAGAAAAGCAGGGCTAACAGCTAAG GAGCAGCTAGACCCCTTTGTGCTGATTAAAGATGAAGTCTCTGAAGTGACAGATCGATTGCGCTCAATGGTGGTTGCTGAG GTGCCTGAACTGACATCAGCAGCTGGATACTTCTTCAGAGCTGGAGCTGAAGGGAAAAGAACTTGTCCTACT GTTCTACTGTTGATGGCTTCAGCTATAAGCATGGGCATAGCTGATGGCTTAGAGAATAAGCCTCGAGCAAGGCATATGCATCTTGCTGAGATAACTGAAATGATTCAT ATATCGAGCCTTATTCATGATGACGTTTTGGACGATGCTGATACTAGGCGTGGCATGGACTCATTGAACTTCAAAGTGGGGAAGAAA TTTGCAGTATTGGCTGGCGATTTCCTACTTTTCAGGGCATTTTCTGCAGCTGTGTCTCTTGACAATACTGAG GTTGTATCATTACTAGCAACTGCTGTAAATAATCTTGTTACTGGTGAGCTTATGCAGATGTCAATAACTCCAGCACAGCGCTGCAG CATGGACTATTATTTGCAGAAGACATACTACAAGACAGCTGCATTGATTTCAAACAGCTGCAAAGCTATTGCTGTCCTTGCTGAGCAAACAACAGAAGTACAAGCTCTTGCTTATCAGTATGGCAGACACTTG GGCATAGCATATCAGTTGATCGATGACATCCTCGATTTCACAGGCACATCAGCTTCACTAGGCAAAGCCTCCTTGTCTGATATCCATCTGTAG
- the LOC101771388 gene encoding solanesyl-diphosphate synthase 1, mitochondrial isoform X4, with protein sequence MPTCYKNTATRKVESILTCCSNIPQSNISLVVFTMHFNCPFKFNPHNMCYWDRFTWSSCYFHSTSDHSSRKAGLTAKEQLDPFVLIKDEVSEVTDRLRSMVVAEVPELTSAAGYFFRAGAEGKRTCPTVLLLMASAISMGIADGLENKPRARHMHLAEITEMIHISSLIHDDVLDDADTRRGMDSLNFKVGKKFAVLAGDFLLFRAFSAAVSLDNTEVVSLLATAVNNLVTGELMQMSITPAQRCSMDYYLQKTYYKTAALISNSCKAIAVLAEQTTEVQALAYQYGRHLGIAYQLIDDILDFTGTSASLGKASLSDIHL encoded by the exons ATGCCCACTTGCTACAAGAACACAGCTACCAGAAAAGTGGAATCCATACTCACATGCTGCTCTAACATCCCGCAGTCAAACATAAGTTTGGTTGTGTTTACAATGCATTTCAACTGCCCATTCAAATTTAATCCACAT AATATGTGCTATTGGGACAGATTTACTTGGAGTTCATGTTATTTTCACAGCACAAGTGATCATTCTTCCAGAAAAGCAGGGCTAACAGCTAAG GAGCAGCTAGACCCCTTTGTGCTGATTAAAGATGAAGTCTCTGAAGTGACAGATCGATTGCGCTCAATGGTGGTTGCTGAG GTGCCTGAACTGACATCAGCAGCTGGATACTTCTTCAGAGCTGGAGCTGAAGGGAAAAGAACTTGTCCTACT GTTCTACTGTTGATGGCTTCAGCTATAAGCATGGGCATAGCTGATGGCTTAGAGAATAAGCCTCGAGCAAGGCATATGCATCTTGCTGAGATAACTGAAATGATTCAT ATATCGAGCCTTATTCATGATGACGTTTTGGACGATGCTGATACTAGGCGTGGCATGGACTCATTGAACTTCAAAGTGGGGAAGAAA TTTGCAGTATTGGCTGGCGATTTCCTACTTTTCAGGGCATTTTCTGCAGCTGTGTCTCTTGACAATACTGAG GTTGTATCATTACTAGCAACTGCTGTAAATAATCTTGTTACTGGTGAGCTTATGCAGATGTCAATAACTCCAGCACAGCGCTGCAG CATGGACTATTATTTGCAGAAGACATACTACAAGACAGCTGCATTGATTTCAAACAGCTGCAAAGCTATTGCTGTCCTTGCTGAGCAAACAACAGAAGTACAAGCTCTTGCTTATCAGTATGGCAGACACTTG GGCATAGCATATCAGTTGATCGATGACATCCTCGATTTCACAGGCACATCAGCTTCACTAGGCAAAGCCTCCTTGTCTGATATCCATCTGTAG
- the LOC101771388 gene encoding solanesyl-diphosphate synthase 1, mitochondrial isoform X8 encodes MVVAEVPELTSAAGYFFRAGAEGKRTCPTVLLLMASAISMGIADGLENKPRARHMHLAEITEMIHISSLIHDDVLDDADTRRGMDSLNFKVGKKFAVLAGDFLLFRAFSAAVSLDNTEVVSLLATAVNNLVTGELMQMSITPAQRCSMDYYLQKTYYKTAALISNSCKAIAVLAEQTTEVQALAYQYGRHLGIAYQLIDDILDFTGTSASLGKASLSDIHL; translated from the exons ATGGTGGTTGCTGAG GTGCCTGAACTGACATCAGCAGCTGGATACTTCTTCAGAGCTGGAGCTGAAGGGAAAAGAACTTGTCCTACT GTTCTACTGTTGATGGCTTCAGCTATAAGCATGGGCATAGCTGATGGCTTAGAGAATAAGCCTCGAGCAAGGCATATGCATCTTGCTGAGATAACTGAAATGATTCAT ATATCGAGCCTTATTCATGATGACGTTTTGGACGATGCTGATACTAGGCGTGGCATGGACTCATTGAACTTCAAAGTGGGGAAGAAA TTTGCAGTATTGGCTGGCGATTTCCTACTTTTCAGGGCATTTTCTGCAGCTGTGTCTCTTGACAATACTGAG GTTGTATCATTACTAGCAACTGCTGTAAATAATCTTGTTACTGGTGAGCTTATGCAGATGTCAATAACTCCAGCACAGCGCTGCAG CATGGACTATTATTTGCAGAAGACATACTACAAGACAGCTGCATTGATTTCAAACAGCTGCAAAGCTATTGCTGTCCTTGCTGAGCAAACAACAGAAGTACAAGCTCTTGCTTATCAGTATGGCAGACACTTG GGCATAGCATATCAGTTGATCGATGACATCCTCGATTTCACAGGCACATCAGCTTCACTAGGCAAAGCCTCCTTGTCTGATATCCATCTGTAG
- the LOC101771388 gene encoding solanesyl-diphosphate synthase 1, mitochondrial isoform X7: MMLPGRLLLAGLLRSASTASSAPRMPTEQLDPFVLIKDEVSEVTDRLRSMVVAEVPELTSAAGYFFRAGAEGKRTCPTVLLLMASAISMGIADGLENKPRARHMHLAEITEMIHISSLIHDDVLDDADTRRGMDSLNFKVGKKFAVLAGDFLLFRAFSAAVSLDNTEVVSLLATAVNNLVTGELMQMSITPAQRCSMDYYLQKTYYKTAALISNSCKAIAVLAEQTTEVQALAYQYGRHLGIAYQLIDDILDFTGTSASLGKASLSDIHL; the protein is encoded by the exons ATGATGCTGCCGGGACGGCTTCTTCTCGCTGGGCTCCTGCGCTCAGCCTCCACCGCTTCCTCTGCTCCCCGAATGCCAACG GAGCAGCTAGACCCCTTTGTGCTGATTAAAGATGAAGTCTCTGAAGTGACAGATCGATTGCGCTCAATGGTGGTTGCTGAG GTGCCTGAACTGACATCAGCAGCTGGATACTTCTTCAGAGCTGGAGCTGAAGGGAAAAGAACTTGTCCTACT GTTCTACTGTTGATGGCTTCAGCTATAAGCATGGGCATAGCTGATGGCTTAGAGAATAAGCCTCGAGCAAGGCATATGCATCTTGCTGAGATAACTGAAATGATTCAT ATATCGAGCCTTATTCATGATGACGTTTTGGACGATGCTGATACTAGGCGTGGCATGGACTCATTGAACTTCAAAGTGGGGAAGAAA TTTGCAGTATTGGCTGGCGATTTCCTACTTTTCAGGGCATTTTCTGCAGCTGTGTCTCTTGACAATACTGAG GTTGTATCATTACTAGCAACTGCTGTAAATAATCTTGTTACTGGTGAGCTTATGCAGATGTCAATAACTCCAGCACAGCGCTGCAG CATGGACTATTATTTGCAGAAGACATACTACAAGACAGCTGCATTGATTTCAAACAGCTGCAAAGCTATTGCTGTCCTTGCTGAGCAAACAACAGAAGTACAAGCTCTTGCTTATCAGTATGGCAGACACTTG GGCATAGCATATCAGTTGATCGATGACATCCTCGATTTCACAGGCACATCAGCTTCACTAGGCAAAGCCTCCTTGTCTGATATCCATCTGTAG
- the LOC101771388 gene encoding solanesyl-diphosphate synthase 1, mitochondrial isoform X5, translating into MMLPGRLLLAGLLRSASTASSAPRMPTNMCYWDRFTWSSCYFHSTSDHSSRKAGLTAKEQLDPFVLIKDEVSEVTDRLRSMVVAEVPELTSAAGYFFRAGAEGKRTCPTVLLLMASAISMGIADGLENKPRARHMHLAEITEMIHISSLIHDDVLDDADTRRGMDSLNFKVGKKFAVLAGDFLLFRAFSAAVSLDNTEVVSLLATAVNNLVTGELMQMSITPAQRCSMDYYLQKTYYKTAALISNSCKAIAVLAEQTTEVQALAYQYGRHLGIAYQLIDDILDFTGTSASLGKASLSDIHL; encoded by the exons ATGATGCTGCCGGGACGGCTTCTTCTCGCTGGGCTCCTGCGCTCAGCCTCCACCGCTTCCTCTGCTCCCCGAATGCCAACG AATATGTGCTATTGGGACAGATTTACTTGGAGTTCATGTTATTTTCACAGCACAAGTGATCATTCTTCCAGAAAAGCAGGGCTAACAGCTAAG GAGCAGCTAGACCCCTTTGTGCTGATTAAAGATGAAGTCTCTGAAGTGACAGATCGATTGCGCTCAATGGTGGTTGCTGAG GTGCCTGAACTGACATCAGCAGCTGGATACTTCTTCAGAGCTGGAGCTGAAGGGAAAAGAACTTGTCCTACT GTTCTACTGTTGATGGCTTCAGCTATAAGCATGGGCATAGCTGATGGCTTAGAGAATAAGCCTCGAGCAAGGCATATGCATCTTGCTGAGATAACTGAAATGATTCAT ATATCGAGCCTTATTCATGATGACGTTTTGGACGATGCTGATACTAGGCGTGGCATGGACTCATTGAACTTCAAAGTGGGGAAGAAA TTTGCAGTATTGGCTGGCGATTTCCTACTTTTCAGGGCATTTTCTGCAGCTGTGTCTCTTGACAATACTGAG GTTGTATCATTACTAGCAACTGCTGTAAATAATCTTGTTACTGGTGAGCTTATGCAGATGTCAATAACTCCAGCACAGCGCTGCAG CATGGACTATTATTTGCAGAAGACATACTACAAGACAGCTGCATTGATTTCAAACAGCTGCAAAGCTATTGCTGTCCTTGCTGAGCAAACAACAGAAGTACAAGCTCTTGCTTATCAGTATGGCAGACACTTG GGCATAGCATATCAGTTGATCGATGACATCCTCGATTTCACAGGCACATCAGCTTCACTAGGCAAAGCCTCCTTGTCTGATATCCATCTGTAG
- the LOC101771388 gene encoding solanesyl-diphosphate synthase 1, mitochondrial isoform X3 encodes MPTCYKNTATRKVESILTCCSNIPQSNISLVVFTMHFNCPFKFNPHVCTHVKCFQYPKFTILCNALTPPSWLLASQNMCYWDRFTWSSCYFHSTSDHSSRKAGLTAKEQLDPFVLIKDEVSEVTDRLRSMVVAEVPELTSAAGYFFRAGAEGKRTCPTVLLLMASAISMGIADGLENKPRARHMHLAEITEMIHISSLIHDDVLDDADTRRGMDSLNFKVGKKFAVLAGDFLLFRAFSAAVSLDNTEVVSLLATAVNNLVTGELMQMSITPAQRCSMDYYLQKTYYKTAALISNSCKAIAVLAEQTTEVQALAYQYGRHLAHQLH; translated from the exons ATGCCCACTTGCTACAAGAACACAGCTACCAGAAAAGTGGAATCCATACTCACATGCTGCTCTAACATCCCGCAGTCAAACATAAGTTTGGTTGTGTTTACAATGCATTTCAACTGCCCATTCAAATTTAATCCACATGTATGCACGCATGTCAAATGTTTCCAGTATCCTAAATTCACAATACTATGTAATGCTTTGACACCAccttcttggcttcttgcttCACAGAATATGTGCTATTGGGACAGATTTACTTGGAGTTCATGTTATTTTCACAGCACAAGTGATCATTCTTCCAGAAAAGCAGGGCTAACAGCTAAG GAGCAGCTAGACCCCTTTGTGCTGATTAAAGATGAAGTCTCTGAAGTGACAGATCGATTGCGCTCAATGGTGGTTGCTGAG GTGCCTGAACTGACATCAGCAGCTGGATACTTCTTCAGAGCTGGAGCTGAAGGGAAAAGAACTTGTCCTACT GTTCTACTGTTGATGGCTTCAGCTATAAGCATGGGCATAGCTGATGGCTTAGAGAATAAGCCTCGAGCAAGGCATATGCATCTTGCTGAGATAACTGAAATGATTCAT ATATCGAGCCTTATTCATGATGACGTTTTGGACGATGCTGATACTAGGCGTGGCATGGACTCATTGAACTTCAAAGTGGGGAAGAAA TTTGCAGTATTGGCTGGCGATTTCCTACTTTTCAGGGCATTTTCTGCAGCTGTGTCTCTTGACAATACTGAG GTTGTATCATTACTAGCAACTGCTGTAAATAATCTTGTTACTGGTGAGCTTATGCAGATGTCAATAACTCCAGCACAGCGCTGCAG CATGGACTATTATTTGCAGAAGACATACTACAAGACAGCTGCATTGATTTCAAACAGCTGCAAAGCTATTGCTGTCCTTGCTGAGCAAACAACAGAAGTACAAGCTCTTGCTTATCAGTATGGCAGACACTTG GCACATCAGCTTCACTAG